One genomic region from Procambarus clarkii isolate CNS0578487 chromosome 85, FALCON_Pclarkii_2.0, whole genome shotgun sequence encodes:
- the LOC138358655 gene encoding uncharacterized protein — protein sequence MRAVLRNKNEVEKKKLRDLIKIYNQNHPDLSEADVLTGILPWHNLLLHQNTSVSLTEKRSAMEKFELQKRCREEESLTIQEMITWLQYYKKKRDKLSEYIQELQCDSFPSCLCKDSNTYTIENPILSEEEKRGLLALLKQGQKQCADKLTEAKHLFSSYQPNEVYEPFLELLESDEDEDMYLQNE from the exons ATGAGAGCTGTATTGAGAAACAAAAATGAAGTTGAGAAAAAAAAACTACGAGATCTCATAAAAATCTACAATCAGAACCATCCGGATTTGTCTGAAGCAGATGTTTTAACAGGCATCCTTccatggcacaatttattgcTTCATCAAAACACAAGTG TGTCCCTGACTGAAAAAAGAAGTGCAATGGAAAAGTTTGAGCTCCAGAAGAGATGTAGAGAGGAGGAATCACTCACCATTCAAGAAATGATAACATGGTTACAGTACTACAAAAAGAAAAGGGACAAACTATCCGAGTATATTCAAGAATTACAATGTGATTCTTTCCCTTCATGTCTCTGCAAG GATTCTAACACGTACACCATTGAAAACCCAATTCTGTCAGAAGAAGAGAAACGTGGATTATTGGCTCTTCTCAAGCAGGGTCAAAAGCAATGTGCTGACAAGCTTACTGAAGCCAAACATTTATTTAGTTCCTACCAGCCAAATGAGGTCTATGAGCCTTTCTTGGAGCTCTTAGAAAGTGATGAAGAtgaagacatgtatttacaaaatgaatag
- the LOC123761009 gene encoding uncharacterized protein yields the protein MQTAPTIKKKKILDLGMVDDTESSTMSVTNPFTAAALRPQVSRINMPGRSTPASILADSFLAPENYLYLPDVPRITPDNNDEGLQTLAILAKENLHREYFKIKSALQKKCEYMKRSLNIEDLNYLKPSNKKGKGENYCRIIEINQTQRSNLSEALLPASLSPPHIQSSDFSTSVPTYTQTYLPAAEQTPKSLNSGKCCVQCRSCEASIKCEDCFHFLCHKCDQQQHFVMPFHQRFCWKNGFFEDLDPTQTVCSDGNVIHWKPVVPAHPPNSCPNCSESKFTTLSSNNLCIFVTLSGRYDLYTPIFRCKCGYVDQELGKAMHQSGFYSTGRNSSTFYSINLLDSWHFLKRSSPGTSLQALVSALELFGASRGRHGPINFETTKRVFFEWRFHQYELGRIKGEFDKGCPACDTTPVAVHIDGNKKLYCYNKVGR from the exons atgcaaactgcacctactatcaagaagaagaagatcctAGATTTGGGCATG gtAGATGATACAGAAAGCAGTACAATGTCTGTCACAAATCCTTTTACTGCGGCAGCATTAAGACCACAAGTCAGTAGAATAAATATGCCTGGAAGATCGACCCCAGCCAGCATACTAGCAG ATTCGTTCTTGGCTCCTGAAAACTATCTTTACTTACCAGATGTACCAAGAATAACTCCAGACAATAATGATG AAGGTCTCCAGACACTAGCAATTTTAGCTAAAGAGAACCTTCATCGtgaatattttaaaataaaatcGGCTCTCCAGAAAAAATGTGAATATATGAAGCGAAGTTTAAATATTGAGGACCTAAATTATCTGAAGCCTTCAAACAAGAAAGGAAAAGGAGAAAATTACTGCAGGATTATTGAAATCAATCAAACACAACGTTCAAACTTATCAGAAG CCCTTCTGCCTGCTTCTCTTTCACCTCCACACATTCAAAGTTCTGACTTCTCAACTAGTGTACCAACATATACTCAAACATATTTACCAGCTGCAGAACAAACACCAAAATCATTGAATTCTG GCAAATGTTGTGTACAATGTAGAAGTTGTGAGGCAAGCATAAAATGTGAAGACTGCTTTCATTTTTTGTGTCATAAATGTGATCAGCAGCAGCATTTTGTAATGCCTTTCCACCAGCGATTCTGCTGGAAAAATGGGTTCTTCGAGGATTTAGACCCAACACAAACTGTGTGTTCAGATGGGAATGTCATTCACTGGA AGCCTGTTGTACCAGCACATCCACCTAATTCCTGCCCAAACTGCAGTGAGAGCAAGTTCACAACTTTAAGCTCCAATAATTTGTGCATCTTTGTAACTTTAAGTG GAAGGTATGATCTGTATACCCCAATATTTAGGTGCAAGTGCGGATATGTAGATCAAGAACTTGGGAAAGCCATGCACCAGTCTGGTTTTTATTCAACTGGAAGAAATAGTAGCACTTTCTACAGCATAAATCTATTGGATTCCTGGCATTTTCTCAAGAGAAGCAGCCCTGGAACTTCTCTTCAGGCATTAGTTAGTGCACTGGAATTATTTGGTGCTTCTCGAGGGCGT CATGGTCCCATCAATTTTGAAACAACAAAAAGAGTCTTCTTTGAATGGCGTTTCCATCAGTATGAACTTGGGAGAATAAAAGGAGAATTTGACAAGGGGTGCCCTGCATGTGATACAACACCTGTGGCtgtacatattgatggcaacaagaaactgtattgttacaacaaagttgggaggtaa